From a single Paraburkholderia edwinii genomic region:
- the tssF gene encoding type VI secretion system baseplate subunit TssF, giving the protein MDPRLLRYYNRELQHVREMGAEFAREYPKIAGRLGMEGFECADPYVERLLEGFAFLAARVQLKLDAQFPVFTQHLLEMVYPHYLAPIPSMAVVQMRPDTSEDLPPAGYPVARHTVMRSLTGAGERTPCEYRSAHEVVLWPLELAGARYFDTPAALSAAGLVAPRGRTVRAGVQLKFRTVAGVQAKMLTLDQLPVYIAGADELPKLLYEQLLANCAGFTVRTTAQDGTLVEEHREAAALMPKGFAEEEALLPYGSRSFSGYRLLQEYFACPERFLFVEFTGLRTLLARAAGNEFDIVVWLDRSVPRLHNAVDESNFRLFCTPAINLFERRSDRIHLQQGRTEYHVIGDRTRPMDFEVHSVHDVQGFGDRQEPEQAFLPFYGGNERTWHSAHGAYYTLRREPRLLSGRQKQNGARSSYVGSEIFIALVDANDAPYPTSLRQVGLRLLCTNRDLPLHMPVGRSYTDFTLDTDAPVASIRCVAGPTKPRASTATGETAWRLVSHLQLNYLSLLDEEGERGAAALREMLTLYCDAYDASARRQIEGIKHVAARPATRRVPVPGPITYGRGLEITLTCDETAFEGTGAFLLASVMQHFFASYVSLNSFTETVLRTLERNEVARWTARPGKRPIL; this is encoded by the coding sequence ATGGACCCACGTCTTCTGCGTTATTACAACCGCGAACTGCAGCATGTCCGCGAGATGGGTGCCGAGTTTGCGCGCGAGTATCCGAAGATCGCCGGCCGTCTCGGCATGGAGGGCTTCGAATGCGCGGACCCCTATGTCGAGCGTCTGCTCGAAGGCTTCGCGTTTCTCGCCGCGCGCGTGCAGTTGAAGCTCGACGCGCAGTTCCCTGTGTTCACCCAGCATCTGCTGGAAATGGTCTATCCGCATTACCTCGCGCCGATTCCGTCGATGGCGGTCGTGCAGATGCGCCCCGACACGTCCGAGGACCTGCCGCCCGCCGGCTATCCGGTCGCGCGGCATACGGTGATGCGCAGCCTGACCGGCGCGGGCGAGCGCACGCCGTGCGAATACCGCAGCGCACATGAGGTCGTGTTGTGGCCGCTCGAATTGGCCGGCGCGCGCTATTTCGACACGCCCGCCGCGCTGTCCGCGGCCGGCCTCGTCGCGCCACGCGGACGTACCGTGCGCGCCGGCGTACAACTGAAGTTCAGGACCGTCGCCGGCGTGCAGGCCAAAATGCTTACGCTCGACCAGTTGCCTGTGTATATCGCCGGCGCCGACGAATTGCCGAAGCTGCTCTACGAGCAACTGCTCGCTAACTGCGCCGGCTTTACGGTGCGCACGACGGCGCAGGACGGCACGCTCGTTGAAGAGCATCGTGAAGCCGCGGCGCTCATGCCGAAGGGTTTTGCCGAAGAAGAGGCCTTGCTGCCCTACGGCAGCCGGTCTTTTAGCGGTTACCGCCTGCTGCAGGAGTATTTCGCCTGCCCCGAGCGTTTTCTCTTTGTCGAATTCACCGGCTTGCGCACGCTGCTCGCGCGCGCCGCGGGCAACGAATTCGACATCGTCGTGTGGCTCGACCGCAGCGTCCCGCGCTTGCACAACGCGGTGGACGAAAGCAACTTCCGCCTCTTTTGCACGCCGGCGATTAATCTGTTCGAGCGCCGCTCAGACCGCATCCATCTGCAGCAAGGCAGGACCGAATACCACGTAATCGGCGACCGCACACGGCCGATGGATTTCGAGGTGCACAGCGTGCACGACGTGCAGGGCTTTGGCGACCGTCAGGAACCCGAACAGGCGTTTCTGCCTTTCTACGGCGGTAACGAACGCACATGGCACAGCGCGCATGGCGCGTACTACACGTTGCGCCGCGAGCCGCGCTTGCTGTCGGGCCGTCAGAAGCAGAACGGCGCGCGTTCGAGCTACGTGGGCAGCGAAATTTTTATCGCGCTTGTCGACGCGAATGACGCGCCGTACCCGACGTCACTGCGCCAGGTCGGACTGCGCCTGCTCTGCACGAACCGCGACTTGCCGCTGCATATGCCGGTGGGCCGCTCCTACACCGACTTCACGCTCGATACCGACGCGCCGGTCGCGTCGATCCGCTGCGTCGCGGGGCCGACCAAGCCGCGTGCGTCGACCGCGACCGGCGAGACCGCATGGCGGCTCGTCAGCCATCTGCAGCTGAACTATCTGTCGCTGCTCGACGAGGAAGGCGAACGCGGCGCGGCCGCACTGCGCGAGATGCTGACGCTCTATTGCGACGCCTACGATGCTTCCGCGCGCCGTCAGATCGAGGGCATCAAACACGTGGCCGCGCGGCCTGCCACACGCCGCGTGCCCGTGCCGGGTCCGATCACATACGGCCGCGGCCTCGAAATCACGCTGACCTGCGACGAGACCGCGTTCGAAGGCACCGGCGCGTTCTTGCTCGCTTCGGTGATGCAGCACTTCTTCGCGAGCTATGTATCGCTGAATTCCTTTACCGAGACCGTGCTGCGCACGCTCGAACGCAACGAGGTGGCGCGATGGACCGCCAGGCCCGGCAAACGTCCGATTCTGTAG
- the tssG gene encoding type VI secretion system baseplate subunit TssG: MDRQARQTSDSVALEEALRARPQDFEFFEAMRRFECVYPQHPRFAHSTKPADDPVRLAHAATLEFPASSIDRFEPRDSDGPARLYGLFLGVFGPNGPLPLHLTEYAADRARHAADSTFVAFADIFHHRMLSLFYRAWADSQPTVQMDRPDEDRFQTYVGALIGMATAHLDRRDALPDRYKRFFAGRLVSQARNAEGLQKLLEEYFGVPVRVIEFVAEWMRLPQDAHLRMGVSMAGLGSTAVLGTHVHGAQQRFRLRVGPLSRGEFNGFLPGGSSLKQLIAAVKLYVGEEKGWDLQLVLKKEEVPLTQLGKAGRMGFNTWMGHYAKKTHADEVILKPVD; this comes from the coding sequence ATGGACCGCCAGGCCCGGCAAACGTCCGATTCTGTAGCGCTCGAGGAAGCGCTGCGCGCGCGGCCGCAAGACTTCGAGTTTTTCGAAGCGATGCGGCGCTTCGAATGCGTATACCCGCAACATCCGCGTTTCGCGCATTCGACGAAGCCCGCGGACGACCCAGTTCGGCTTGCGCATGCGGCGACGCTGGAATTCCCGGCGAGCAGCATCGACCGTTTCGAGCCGCGCGACAGCGACGGGCCGGCACGGCTTTACGGGCTTTTTCTGGGGGTGTTCGGACCGAACGGGCCATTGCCGCTGCACCTGACCGAATACGCGGCGGACCGGGCGCGGCATGCAGCGGACTCGACCTTCGTCGCATTCGCGGACATCTTTCATCACCGGATGCTGAGTCTCTTTTATCGCGCGTGGGCCGACTCGCAGCCGACCGTACAGATGGACCGTCCGGACGAAGACCGGTTTCAGACCTATGTCGGCGCGTTGATCGGCATGGCCACCGCGCACCTCGACCGGCGCGACGCGCTGCCGGACCGCTACAAGCGTTTCTTCGCGGGCCGGCTCGTATCACAGGCGCGCAATGCCGAGGGACTGCAGAAACTGCTCGAGGAGTACTTCGGCGTGCCGGTGCGCGTGATCGAATTCGTCGCCGAGTGGATGCGTCTGCCGCAAGACGCGCATCTGCGCATGGGCGTGTCGATGGCGGGTCTCGGCAGCACCGCCGTGCTCGGCACGCATGTGCATGGCGCGCAGCAGCGCTTCAGACTGCGCGTCGGGCCGCTTTCGCGCGGCGAGTTCAACGGCTTTCTGCCGGGCGGCAGCTCGCTGAAGCAGCTCATCGCCGCAGTGAAGCTTTACGTGGGCGAGGAAAAGGGCTGGGACCTGCAGCTCGTTCTAAAGAAGGAAGAGGTGCCGCTCACGCAGTTGGGCAAGGCGGGTCGCATGGGATTCAACACGTGGATGGGCCACTACGCGAAAAAGACGCACGCGGACGAGGTGATATTGAAGCCCGTCGACTAG
- the tssH gene encoding type VI secretion system ATPase TssH, translating to MAEIGRSALFGKLNALAYRGIESATVFCKLRGNPYVELAHWIHQILQLQDSDLHRIVRHFDVNPSTLARDITESLDRLPRGSNTISDLSGDVEEAVERGWVFATLMFGEAQVRTGYLIVGLLRTRHLRNALHAVSAEFTKLKPETLADDFAAIVAGSPEDNQRATDGFAFGGAQPGEASGALAPAQMGKQQALQQFTIDLTAQARDGKIDPIVGRDEEIRQVVDILMRRRQNNPMLVGEAGVGKTAVVEGFALRIAHGDVPPPLKDVQVRTLDVGLLQAGASMKGEFENRLRQVIDEVQASVKPVILFIDEAHTLVGAGGNAGTGDAANLLKPALARGNLRTIGATTWAEYKKHIEKDPALTRRFQTVQVDEPSEEKSILMMRGVANVMEQHHRVQILDEALEAAVKLSHRYIPARQLPDKAVSLLDTACARVAVSQHAVPAEVDDTRKRIDALQTELAIIEREKRVGVEVTEREAAADEKLAAQQLRLQRLDAAWAEEKTLVERILALRAQLRDDGEALDGDGAAPAAQDSAKDAARESDEAARAAALAELKDLQAKLADLQGETPLILPSVDYQAVASVVADWTGIPVGRMLRRELETVMNLASLLAQRVIGQDHAMETIAKRVQTSRAGLDHPHKPIGVFLLAGTSGVGKTETALALAEALYGGEHNLITINMSEYQEAHTVSTLKGAPPGYVGYGEGGVLTEAVRRKPYSVVLLDEVEKAHPDVHELFFQVFDKGVMEDGEGRTIDFRNTLILLTTNAGTELIAGLCKDPDLMPTADGMAKALREPLLKVFPPALLGRLVAIPYYPLSDAMLGKIVVLQLDRIKQRIEERYRLPFAYDEETVQLVVSRCTESESGGRMIDAILTNTMLPEISREFLARTMRGEAIARVEVSVADGDFAYRFGEDTEE from the coding sequence ATGGCCGAAATCGGTCGAAGCGCGTTGTTCGGCAAGCTCAATGCGCTTGCTTACCGCGGCATCGAAAGCGCCACCGTATTCTGCAAGCTGCGCGGCAACCCGTATGTCGAACTCGCGCACTGGATCCATCAGATTCTGCAGCTGCAAGACTCCGACTTGCATCGCATCGTCCGGCACTTCGACGTGAATCCGTCGACGCTCGCGCGCGACATCACCGAATCGCTCGACCGGCTGCCGCGCGGCTCGAACACGATCTCCGATCTGTCGGGCGACGTCGAGGAAGCGGTCGAGCGCGGCTGGGTGTTCGCGACGCTGATGTTCGGCGAGGCGCAGGTGCGCACCGGCTATCTGATCGTCGGTTTGCTGCGTACGCGGCACTTGCGCAATGCGCTCCATGCGGTTTCCGCCGAGTTTACGAAGCTGAAGCCCGAGACGCTGGCCGACGACTTCGCCGCGATCGTCGCCGGTTCTCCGGAAGACAATCAGCGTGCGACCGACGGTTTCGCGTTCGGCGGCGCACAGCCCGGTGAGGCGAGCGGCGCGCTCGCACCCGCGCAGATGGGCAAGCAGCAGGCGCTGCAGCAGTTCACCATCGACCTCACCGCGCAGGCGCGCGACGGCAAGATCGACCCGATCGTCGGCCGCGACGAGGAGATCCGGCAGGTCGTCGATATCCTGATGCGGCGCAGACAGAACAATCCGATGCTGGTCGGCGAGGCGGGCGTCGGCAAGACCGCGGTGGTCGAAGGCTTTGCGCTGCGCATCGCGCACGGCGATGTGCCGCCGCCGCTCAAGGACGTACAGGTGCGCACGCTCGACGTCGGCCTGCTGCAGGCCGGCGCAAGCATGAAGGGCGAATTCGAGAACCGCTTGCGTCAGGTGATCGACGAAGTGCAGGCGTCGGTCAAGCCGGTGATTCTTTTTATCGACGAAGCCCATACGCTCGTCGGCGCGGGCGGCAACGCGGGCACCGGCGATGCGGCGAACCTGCTCAAGCCCGCGCTCGCGCGCGGCAACCTGCGTACGATCGGCGCGACCACGTGGGCCGAGTACAAGAAACACATCGAGAAAGACCCGGCGCTCACGCGCCGCTTTCAGACCGTGCAGGTCGACGAGCCGAGCGAGGAAAAGAGCATCCTGATGATGCGCGGCGTCGCGAACGTGATGGAGCAGCATCATCGCGTGCAGATTCTCGACGAAGCGCTGGAGGCCGCGGTGAAGCTGTCGCACCGCTATATTCCTGCGCGCCAGCTGCCCGACAAGGCAGTGAGCCTGCTCGATACCGCCTGTGCGCGCGTTGCGGTGAGCCAGCACGCGGTGCCCGCGGAAGTCGACGACACGCGCAAGCGCATCGACGCGTTGCAAACGGAACTCGCCATCATCGAGCGCGAGAAGCGCGTCGGCGTCGAGGTTACCGAGCGCGAGGCGGCGGCCGACGAAAAACTTGCCGCGCAACAATTGCGCCTGCAAAGGCTCGATGCGGCGTGGGCCGAAGAGAAGACGCTCGTCGAACGGATTCTCGCGCTGCGCGCACAGTTGAGGGACGACGGCGAAGCGCTTGACGGCGACGGCGCTGCGCCCGCCGCGCAGGACTCCGCGAAGGACGCCGCGCGGGAGTCCGATGAGGCCGCACGAGCGGCTGCACTCGCCGAACTCAAGGATCTGCAGGCGAAGCTCGCCGACCTGCAAGGCGAGACACCGCTGATTCTACCGAGCGTCGACTACCAGGCCGTCGCTTCCGTGGTCGCCGACTGGACCGGCATCCCGGTGGGCCGCATGTTGCGCCGCGAACTCGAAACCGTGATGAATCTCGCGAGCCTGCTTGCGCAACGCGTGATCGGCCAGGACCACGCGATGGAGACGATCGCGAAGCGCGTGCAGACCTCGCGCGCCGGGCTCGACCATCCGCACAAGCCGATCGGCGTGTTTCTGCTGGCGGGCACGTCGGGCGTCGGCAAGACCGAAACGGCGCTCGCGCTTGCGGAGGCACTGTATGGCGGCGAACACAATCTGATCACGATCAACATGAGCGAATACCAGGAAGCGCATACGGTGTCGACGCTCAAGGGCGCGCCGCCCGGCTACGTCGGCTATGGCGAAGGCGGCGTGCTGACCGAAGCGGTGCGTCGCAAGCCCTATTCGGTAGTGCTGCTCGACGAAGTCGAAAAGGCGCACCCCGATGTGCACGAACTCTTTTTCCAGGTGTTCGACAAGGGCGTGATGGAAGACGGCGAGGGCCGCACGATCGACTTCAGAAACACGCTGATTCTGCTCACGACCAACGCCGGCACCGAACTGATTGCGGGGCTATGCAAGGATCCGGACCTCATGCCTACCGCCGACGGGATGGCAAAAGCGCTGCGCGAGCCCTTGCTCAAGGTGTTTCCGCCGGCGCTGCTCGGGCGGCTTGTGGCGATTCCGTATTACCCGCTCAGCGATGCGATGCTCGGCAAGATCGTCGTCCTGCAACTCGATCGCATCAAGCAGCGCATCGAAGAACGCTATCGCCTTCCGTTCGCCTACGACGAAGAGACAGTGCAGCTCGTGGTGAGTCGCTGCACCGAAAGCGAATCGGGCGGCCGCATGATCGATGCGATTCTGACCAACACGATGCTGCCCGAGATCAGCCGCGAATTTCTTGCACGGACGATGCGCGGCGAAGCGATCGCACGCGTCGAAGTCAGCGTGGCCGATGGTGATTTCGCTTATCGATTTGGCGAAGACACCGAGGAATAG
- a CDS encoding type VI secretion system Vgr family protein: MPRTTTLTSALGGTLLFANMMAKEQLGRLFSYQLQAVSKNAEIDLRALLGTPMTAKYVSPQGFTRYFNGIVCEGEQSGFVSIENVRYALYAFTLVPKPWLLTRRRDCRIYRNLSVPQIVSQVLHEIGYGDLKQSLTGNYPAREYCVQYRESDFDFISRLMEQEGIYYFFTHTEHAHTMVLADSLGAHAAVPTFEQITYAPPIAHGNRTIVSVGDWRMEHTTNTTKVQLDDYDYLKPKASLLATGEVTDTTDVHRIDGLDIYDYAYGASGYNQQISEGQRWARVRADALNVPQAISTGNTNACGLATGALFTLKDFPLAHANQEYLVVETDIRVFEPDYVSGDGDAEAPFQCDFKAIRSKQPFRTMPTTPRPTIAGLQTAVVYGDTPEDIAVDKYGRVQVTFFWSQPGRPNAQNSCPVRVAQMWAGKRWGAQFLPRVGQEVVVSFLDGDPDRPLIIGSVYNADNMPPYSLPDSKTQSGVKSRSLQGGPEQANEVRFEDKPGAEQLLIHAQKDLREEAENDHDVDVTRNYTLTAGEQIELVAGLASIVLKSTGEIEIKGTSLEIEGLLDVALKAGLSMELGAKGKLSVGALGAMEIVSGLEMQVQSQALTLAGTLSALLTGMAMLMPGPVPPMPVPGVA; this comes from the coding sequence ATGCCACGCACAACCACTCTGACGTCCGCGCTCGGCGGCACGCTGCTCTTCGCGAACATGATGGCGAAGGAGCAACTGGGCCGGCTGTTCTCATACCAGTTGCAAGCGGTCAGCAAGAACGCGGAGATCGATCTGCGCGCGCTGCTCGGCACGCCGATGACGGCGAAGTACGTGAGCCCGCAAGGCTTTACGCGCTACTTCAACGGCATCGTCTGCGAAGGCGAACAAAGCGGTTTCGTCAGTATCGAGAACGTGCGCTATGCGCTGTACGCGTTCACGCTCGTGCCCAAGCCGTGGCTGCTCACCCGTCGGCGCGACTGCCGCATCTACCGGAACCTGAGCGTGCCGCAAATCGTGAGCCAGGTGCTCCATGAAATCGGCTATGGCGATCTGAAGCAGAGCCTCACCGGAAACTATCCGGCGCGCGAGTACTGCGTGCAGTACCGCGAAAGCGACTTCGACTTTATCAGCCGGCTGATGGAGCAGGAAGGCATCTACTACTTTTTCACGCACACGGAGCACGCACACACCATGGTGCTCGCGGATTCGCTGGGCGCGCATGCCGCGGTGCCGACCTTCGAGCAGATTACGTATGCGCCGCCGATCGCGCACGGCAACCGGACGATCGTATCGGTCGGCGACTGGCGCATGGAGCACACGACAAACACCACGAAGGTGCAACTCGACGACTACGACTACCTGAAGCCGAAAGCCTCGTTGCTCGCCACCGGAGAAGTGACCGACACGACCGATGTGCACAGGATCGACGGCCTCGATATCTACGACTACGCATACGGCGCATCCGGATACAACCAGCAGATATCGGAAGGGCAGCGTTGGGCGCGCGTGCGTGCGGATGCGCTGAACGTCCCGCAAGCCATATCGACCGGCAACACGAACGCGTGCGGGCTCGCGACCGGCGCGCTCTTCACGCTCAAGGATTTTCCGCTGGCGCATGCGAACCAGGAATACCTTGTCGTCGAAACCGACATCCGGGTGTTCGAGCCCGACTACGTGTCGGGCGACGGCGATGCCGAGGCGCCGTTCCAGTGCGACTTCAAGGCGATCCGCAGCAAGCAGCCGTTCCGCACGATGCCCACCACACCACGCCCCACGATTGCGGGCCTGCAAACCGCCGTCGTATACGGCGACACGCCCGAAGACATCGCCGTCGACAAATACGGCCGTGTACAGGTCACATTTTTCTGGAGTCAGCCGGGCCGACCGAATGCGCAGAACTCCTGTCCGGTGCGCGTCGCGCAGATGTGGGCCGGCAAGCGCTGGGGCGCGCAGTTTCTGCCGCGCGTGGGCCAGGAAGTAGTCGTGAGTTTTCTCGACGGCGACCCGGACCGGCCGCTGATTATCGGCAGCGTCTACAACGCCGACAACATGCCGCCGTACAGCCTGCCCGACAGCAAGACACAAAGCGGCGTGAAAAGCCGCAGTCTGCAGGGTGGTCCCGAACAGGCCAACGAGGTCCGCTTCGAAGACAAACCCGGTGCCGAGCAGTTGCTGATCCACGCGCAAAAAGATCTGCGCGAGGAGGCGGAGAACGATCACGACGTCGACGTGACGCGTAACTACACGCTCACTGCCGGCGAGCAGATCGAACTTGTCGCGGGCCTCGCGAGCATCGTGCTGAAAAGCACCGGCGAGATCGAGATCAAAGGCACGAGCCTTGAAATCGAGGGCCTGCTCGATGTTGCGCTCAAGGCCGGACTGTCGATGGAGCTCGGCGCGAAGGGCAAGCTCAGCGTGGGCGCGCTCGGTGCGATGGAGATCGTGTCGGGACTCGAGATGCAGGTGCAATCGCAGGCATTGACGCTGGCGGGCACGCTGAGCGCGTTGCTGACCGGCATGGCGATGCTGATGCCCGGTCCGGTGCCGCCGATGCCGGTGCCGGGCGTCGCGTAG
- a CDS encoding DUF6931 family protein, producing MDTIVEAAREMQLSDAAHRVLDALKPERAPRDAVQALLDANLAEDALALLARLLPRRYAVAWLCQCARAEALDETDRAGVALAEQWVREPDDARRRDALAFARAQRFGNAGAWAAAAAGWSGGDLAPPGSDTPAPPAGFMTARAAALAITYLAARVTTQFAERRAGFVRGALGLLGTPGAMDGERT from the coding sequence TTGGACACGATCGTCGAAGCCGCCCGCGAGATGCAGTTGTCGGATGCCGCGCACCGCGTGCTGGATGCGTTGAAGCCTGAGCGCGCACCGCGCGACGCGGTGCAGGCGCTGCTCGACGCCAATCTCGCCGAAGACGCGCTCGCGCTGCTGGCGCGCCTGCTGCCGCGGCGCTACGCGGTGGCCTGGCTGTGCCAGTGCGCGCGCGCCGAAGCGCTCGACGAAACCGATCGTGCCGGCGTCGCGCTCGCGGAACAGTGGGTGCGCGAGCCGGACGACGCGCGCCGCCGCGACGCGCTCGCGTTCGCGAGAGCGCAGCGCTTCGGTAACGCCGGCGCATGGGCCGCGGCCGCAGCGGGCTGGTCCGGCGGCGACCTCGCGCCGCCGGGCAGCGATACGCCTGCGCCGCCGGCCGGCTTTATGACGGCGCGCGCCGCGGCGCTTGCCATCACCTATCTTGCCGCGCGCGTGACGACGCAATTCGCCGAGCGCCGCGCCGGCTTCGTGCGAGGCGCGCTGGGTTTGCTCGGCACGCCCGGCGCAATGGACGGAGAGAGGACATGA
- the tagH gene encoding type VI secretion system-associated FHA domain protein TagH: MNGSPHLTLEVQGAHADRFGSRREQVFDERDGSIGRSEDCDWVLGAEGVSRLHALVRYLNGIYFIEDRSTNGMLLNGTPLSRGDPAALKDGDRLQIDEFEISVHVSGNDTGADAGNDTARKRDGTGRTTQHERERGATQRDGAVAGADAAGSARFVSVAHPQADFAAHGGPLHSALIAGSSPDALRGTEAGGDVLIPGVTDMPASSAGLDPLALFDVPPSFFDAPAPSAEPEPSWNHTPSAADRFHPPQAAPARQVAPVLPEDWDASRVGAIAKHDVKRDVNRNVKRDETRDATPDENRDGIRDPRRDEGREEGSHASRDANGDASGGEGLERDYDGLDERRSASGDESRNESRDESRDAIRDEERGEQRDEAHHEPELSHHTLDSHREQAQDAEPRRAPDRQPEGSGAPSSAAMSSQQLPLQQPQASPQPQSQQQSQAQPQSQLQPQPPAPPAVPSAQPAAATAATADSPHDLQAMFELAIDALMDVLRARAELKNSFRMPATLIQRSENNPLKFAPDAGEAVKKLLAPPNSTFLSGTAALNDAVVDIRNHQMAMLAGVRSAFESLLEHFDPARIEQDPEANMRRLPIGNRSRHWERYKEQFEILTRNPDECFRRLFGDAFARAYEDQLLRLKNRGN, from the coding sequence ATGAACGGCTCACCCCATCTGACTCTGGAGGTGCAAGGTGCGCATGCAGACCGCTTTGGCAGCCGCCGCGAGCAGGTGTTCGACGAGCGCGACGGCAGCATCGGACGCTCGGAAGACTGCGACTGGGTGCTGGGCGCGGAAGGCGTATCGCGGCTGCACGCGCTGGTGCGCTACCTGAACGGCATTTACTTTATCGAAGACCGCAGCACGAACGGGATGCTGCTCAACGGCACGCCGCTTTCGCGAGGCGATCCGGCCGCGTTGAAGGACGGCGACCGGCTGCAGATCGACGAGTTCGAAATCAGCGTGCACGTGAGCGGGAACGATACCGGCGCGGATGCGGGCAACGATACTGCGCGCAAGCGCGACGGCACGGGGCGGACCACGCAACACGAGCGCGAGCGCGGAGCGACGCAGCGCGATGGTGCGGTTGCCGGCGCTGATGCTGCAGGGTCGGCGCGTTTTGTCTCTGTCGCGCATCCGCAAGCGGATTTCGCGGCGCACGGTGGTCCATTGCATTCCGCTCTGATTGCCGGATCGTCGCCTGACGCGTTGCGAGGCACGGAAGCGGGCGGCGACGTGCTGATTCCCGGCGTCACCGATATGCCGGCGTCGAGCGCCGGGCTCGATCCGCTTGCGCTGTTCGATGTGCCGCCGTCGTTTTTCGATGCGCCGGCGCCGTCCGCGGAGCCCGAGCCGAGCTGGAATCACACGCCGTCCGCAGCGGACCGCTTTCATCCGCCGCAAGCCGCGCCTGCACGCCAGGTCGCGCCGGTGCTGCCGGAGGACTGGGACGCGAGCCGCGTGGGGGCGATTGCGAAGCATGATGTGAAGCGCGATGTGAATCGCAATGTGAAGCGCGATGAAACGCGCGACGCAACGCCCGACGAAAATCGCGACGGGATTCGCGATCCGCGCCGCGATGAAGGGCGCGAGGAAGGCAGTCACGCAAGCCGCGATGCAAACGGCGACGCAAGCGGCGGCGAAGGCCTTGAACGCGATTACGACGGGCTCGACGAACGTCGTAGCGCAAGCGGTGACGAAAGTCGTAACGAAAGCCGCGACGAAAGCCGCGACGCAATTCGCGACGAAGAGCGTGGCGAGCAGCGTGACGAAGCGCATCACGAACCTGAGCTATCGCATCACACGTTGGACTCGCATCGCGAGCAAGCGCAGGACGCTGAGCCGCGACGGGCTCCTGATCGACAGCCCGAGGGCTCCGGCGCGCCGTCGTCGGCCGCCATGTCATCGCAGCAGTTGCCGCTGCAGCAACCGCAAGCCAGTCCGCAGCCGCAGTCGCAGCAGCAATCGCAAGCCCAACCGCAGTCGCAGTTGCAACCACAGCCGCCAGCGCCACCCGCCGTGCCTTCAGCACAGCCCGCTGCCGCAACAGCCGCCACCGCGGATTCACCCCATGACCTGCAGGCCATGTTCGAACTCGCGATCGATGCATTGATGGACGTGCTGCGCGCCCGCGCTGAACTGAAAAACAGCTTCCGCATGCCGGCCACGCTGATCCAGCGTTCGGAAAACAATCCGCTCAAGTTCGCGCCTGATGCCGGGGAGGCCGTCAAAAAGCTGCTCGCGCCGCCCAACAGCACGTTTCTGTCAGGCACTGCGGCGTTGAACGACGCGGTCGTCGATATTCGCAACCATCAGATGGCGATGCTCGCCGGCGTGCGTTCCGCGTTCGAGTCGCTGCTCGAGCACTTCGACCCGGCGCGTATCGAGCAGGACCCCGAGGCGAACATGCGGCGCTTGCCGATCGGCAACCGGTCGCGCCACTGGGAACGCTACAAGGAGCAGTTCGAAATATTGACGAGGAATCCCGACGAATGCTTCCGGCGCCTGTTCGGCGACGCGTTCGCGAGAGCTTACGAAGACCAGCTGTTGCGGCTGAAGAACCGGGGCAACTGA